A portion of the Cyanobacteria bacterium GSL.Bin1 genome contains these proteins:
- a CDS encoding prepilin-type N-terminal cleavage/methylation domain-containing protein, with product MLTARPQPIAIRTKTTNQGFTLVELLASLVITGIVVAGLNVGMTYLLQESKEAEKETQRRSELNRAADFIAEEIKMAEAIAADSSISTATDAPSFTEDCTDTSDDLACVLILQVPGVPERIIYYTEPAATPWQGPRVLKRWGPNFCADGTYRKLSSLDSDAASGDSSVTVPSPSCDFASSDTVRIGSAGTYTVSSVATASGVTTLNLGSNLSQAVSMGDPVGVVSTWSGNMLADRIADTAPPPNCNANETLNGNEGVNGGVYTCVQNDGREATITLIGDLEDTSSKNYTIRARASTRSN from the coding sequence ATGTTAACAGCCCGACCGCAGCCAATTGCAATACGAACTAAGACGACCAATCAGGGATTTACCCTCGTTGAACTCCTAGCCAGCTTAGTGATTACAGGCATTGTCGTTGCCGGTTTGAATGTTGGCATGACTTATCTTTTGCAAGAGAGCAAAGAAGCAGAAAAAGAAACCCAACGACGCAGTGAACTGAATCGCGCAGCAGACTTTATTGCTGAAGAAATCAAAATGGCTGAAGCAATTGCCGCGGATAGTAGCATTAGCACCGCTACGGATGCGCCCAGTTTTACTGAAGATTGCACTGATACCAGTGATGATTTGGCGTGTGTATTAATTCTACAAGTTCCCGGTGTCCCCGAAAGGATTATTTACTATACAGAGCCCGCAGCAACTCCTTGGCAAGGTCCTCGCGTTTTGAAGCGCTGGGGTCCCAATTTTTGCGCTGATGGCACTTATCGCAAGCTCAGCTCCCTTGATAGCGATGCCGCTAGTGGCGATAGTTCCGTAACCGTTCCCTCACCCAGTTGCGATTTTGCAAGCAGCGATACAGTAAGAATTGGCAGTGCAGGCACCTATACGGTCAGTAGTGTAGCTACTGCCTCTGGTGTAACTACGCTTAATCTCGGATCTAACTTATCCCAAGCTGTCTCAATGGGTGATCCAGTTGGGGTAGTAAGTACTTGGTCCGGAAATATGTTGGCTGATCGCATTGCTGATACTGCTCCTCCGCCCAACTGTAATGCCAATGAAACGCTCAATGGCAATGAGGGAGTTAATGGCGGCGTTTACACCTGTGTACAAAACGATGGAAGAGAAGCGACAATCACTCTAATTGGAGAT
- a CDS encoding insulinase family protein, giving the protein MTTTALNTPTIHQPSNGLTIIAEQIPVEAVNLNIWFQVGSAVEPDAINGMAHFLEHMMFKGTPNLDPGEFDRLVEQRGGVMNAATSQDYTHYYITTTPQDFAELAPLQLELVSNPSLPEDEFMREKKVVLEEIRRSEDNSRRRTYARAMETCFELLPYRRPVLGPAEVISEVTPQQMREFHRQWYYPQTMTVSAVGNLPVETLIDTVTEAWDKIAPQCYAPSPTPLSFPEPEAPFSEIVRRAYTDPQLQQARLVMLWRVPGLNDLQETYALDVLAAILGQGKASRLFRQLREEEKLVSAIAAGNSSQKLQGYFSVSARLPVENLEKVETAIQEQIRQLQEEPVSGSDLKRIQTKIANHYIFENEKPSDRANLYGYFFSQLGDLKPAFNYPEIIRHLTPEEIQQAAQRYLSPDAYGIVTLSPPSSH; this is encoded by the coding sequence ATGACAACGACTGCTCTTAATACCCCAACAATCCATCAACCGAGTAATGGCTTAACGATTATTGCTGAACAAATTCCCGTCGAAGCGGTTAACCTAAATATTTGGTTTCAAGTGGGTTCTGCGGTAGAACCCGATGCAATCAACGGGATGGCTCATTTTCTAGAACACATGATGTTTAAGGGAACCCCGAACCTCGATCCTGGAGAGTTCGACCGTTTAGTCGAACAGCGCGGGGGAGTGATGAATGCAGCGACCAGTCAAGATTATACCCACTATTACATTACGACGACACCGCAAGATTTTGCTGAACTGGCTCCGTTGCAGCTGGAGTTAGTGAGTAACCCCAGTCTCCCGGAAGACGAGTTTATGCGGGAAAAAAAGGTGGTTTTAGAAGAAATTCGCCGGAGTGAGGATAATAGCAGGCGTCGAACCTACGCTCGCGCGATGGAGACGTGTTTTGAGTTGCTTCCCTACCGCCGTCCGGTTTTAGGTCCAGCAGAGGTCATTTCGGAAGTCACCCCACAGCAGATGCGCGAATTTCATCGTCAGTGGTATTATCCCCAAACCATGACGGTGAGCGCAGTGGGAAATTTGCCCGTTGAGACGCTAATTGATACAGTTACGGAGGCGTGGGATAAAATTGCTCCCCAATGTTATGCTCCCTCTCCAACCCCTCTCTCCTTCCCCGAACCAGAAGCCCCCTTTTCTGAGATCGTGCGCCGTGCTTACACTGATCCTCAACTCCAACAAGCCCGGCTTGTCATGCTGTGGCGCGTTCCCGGTTTAAATGATTTGCAAGAAACTTATGCCTTAGATGTTTTAGCAGCAATTTTGGGTCAGGGCAAAGCGTCTCGTTTGTTCCGCCAACTTCGAGAAGAAGAAAAATTAGTCAGCGCGATCGCGGCAGGAAATTCCAGTCAAAAATTACAAGGATATTTTTCGGTTTCAGCCCGTTTACCTGTAGAAAACTTGGAGAAGGTTGAAACTGCAATTCAGGAGCAAATTCGACAATTACAAGAAGAACCCGTTAGTGGTAGCGATTTAAAGCGGATTCAAACTAAAATTGCCAACCACTATATTTTTGAGAATGAAAAACCCAGCGATCGCGCTAATCTTTATGGTTATTTCTTCTCCCAATTAGGAGACCTCAAGCCAGCATTTAATTATCCTGAAATTATCCGTCATTTGACTCCAGAAGAGATTCAACAGGCAGCCCAACGTTATCTTTCTCCTGATGCTTATGGGATTGTAACCTTATCTCCACCCTCCTCACATTAA
- a CDS encoding Uma2 family endonuclease, whose protein sequence is MNYTSTSALTFEEFLAQYRDNTRYELIDGELRDMEPTGPHEEVAGSIAGRIYLEIFRNHYNWLVPKTCLIKPLCAEATALRPDTVVLDKAQLHQEPLWEKEPVICNGSTIQLVAEVVSGNWQDDYARKVEEYAFLNIPEYWIIDFRGLGGVQFIGSPKQPTFTICYLVNGIYQQEQYRLGDLIASSLFPELELRLDDVMPA, encoded by the coding sequence ATGAATTATACTTCAACATCAGCACTGACTTTCGAGGAATTTCTCGCCCAATATCGAGATAATACCCGTTATGAACTCATTGATGGAGAACTGCGGGATATGGAACCAACGGGACCTCATGAAGAAGTTGCTGGCAGTATCGCAGGTAGAATTTATTTAGAAATTTTTCGTAATCATTACAATTGGTTAGTTCCAAAAACCTGCTTAATTAAACCCCTCTGCGCAGAAGCAACTGCCCTTCGTCCCGATACTGTTGTCTTAGATAAAGCGCAACTTCATCAAGAACCATTGTGGGAAAAAGAACCTGTCATTTGTAATGGCAGTACGATTCAATTAGTGGCAGAAGTGGTGAGTGGTAATTGGCAAGATGATTATGCCAGAAAAGTAGAAGAATATGCTTTTCTCAATATTCCGGAATATTGGATTATTGATTTTCGAGGGTTAGGGGGAGTACAGTTTATCGGCAGTCCTAAACAACCGACTTTTACCATCTGCTACTTAGTTAATGGGATTTATCAGCAAGAACAATATCGTTTAGGAGATTTGATTGCTTCCTCCCTTTTTCCCGAATTAGAGTTACGATTAGATGATGTTATGCCTGCCTAG
- the ilvC gene encoding ketol-acid reductoisomerase, producing MARMYYDEDANLDLLMNKTVAIIGFGSQGHAHALNLKDSGVNVIVGLYEGSKSTAKAEAAGLTVKPVAEAAKAADLIMILLPDEVQKTVYKAEIEPHLNPGKALAFAHGFNIHFGQIVPPAGVDVVMIAPKGPGHLVRRTYEQGEGVPCLFAVFQDETGQGRDRAMAYAKGIGGTRAGILETSFREETETDLFGEQAVLCGGLSALIKTGFETLVEAGYQPELAYFECLHEVKLIVDLVVEGGLANMRDSISNTAEYGDYSRGPRIVNEETRAEMRKVLSEIQSGEFAREFVLENQSGKSVLTSTRRREAEHPIEEVGKDLRAMFSWLKKG from the coding sequence ATGGCGCGCATGTACTACGACGAAGATGCGAACCTAGACCTGTTAATGAATAAAACCGTTGCCATTATTGGCTTTGGTTCTCAAGGTCATGCTCATGCCTTAAATTTAAAGGATAGCGGGGTTAATGTCATTGTGGGCTTATACGAAGGAAGTAAGTCAACCGCAAAGGCAGAAGCAGCGGGCTTAACCGTGAAACCCGTTGCTGAGGCAGCAAAAGCAGCGGATCTGATCATGATTTTACTGCCGGATGAAGTGCAAAAAACCGTTTATAAAGCAGAAATTGAACCCCATTTAAACCCTGGCAAGGCCTTAGCCTTTGCCCACGGCTTTAATATTCATTTTGGACAAATTGTGCCTCCGGCTGGTGTGGATGTGGTTATGATTGCGCCCAAAGGACCGGGACACCTTGTCAGACGGACCTATGAACAAGGAGAAGGGGTTCCCTGTCTGTTTGCCGTGTTCCAAGATGAAACCGGACAAGGGCGCGATCGCGCAATGGCTTACGCTAAAGGGATTGGCGGCACTCGCGCTGGCATTCTCGAAACCAGTTTTCGCGAAGAAACTGAAACTGATTTATTCGGAGAACAAGCTGTCCTTTGCGGCGGTTTGAGTGCCTTAATTAAAACCGGTTTTGAAACATTAGTGGAAGCTGGGTATCAACCCGAACTCGCTTATTTTGAATGTCTCCATGAAGTGAAACTGATTGTTGATTTAGTGGTGGAAGGCGGGCTAGCCAATATGCGCGATAGTATTTCTAATACTGCAGAATATGGCGATTACAGTCGGGGTCCTCGCATTGTCAACGAAGAAACTCGGGCTGAGATGAGAAAGGTTTTATCAGAAATTCAATCGGGGGAATTTGCCAGGGAATTTGTTTTAGAAAATCAATCGGGAAAATCAGTCCTTACTTCTACTCGTCGTCGTGAAGCCGAACACCCAATTGAAGAAGTTGGGAAAGATTTACGGGCTATGTTTAGTTGGTTGAAAAAAGGTTAA
- a CDS encoding glycosyltransferase, with protein MFFSIIIPTYNRKPILEKCISALEKQVITDSNLVTGYEIIIVDDGSTDDTIPWLKVSSFPHVRWLEQAHQGPAIARNLGIKKAKGDFIIFIDSDLVVTENFIQAHANCLNQSDESSFTYGRVINTANFDHPTAEPYKITDFSAAYFATGNVAIHRQWLEQAGLFDPQFQLYGWEDLELGVRLKKLGLKLVKCPEAVGYHWHPPFNLDQIPQLIDQEIQRGKMGVLFYQKHPTWEVKMMIQMTLFHRLLWGILSLGGNLNEKTMRPLLQWLIDHGRSQLALEIARIFLNWYNVQAVYQQKQVIDSH; from the coding sequence ATGTTTTTCAGCATTATTATTCCAACTTATAATCGGAAACCAATTTTAGAAAAGTGTATTTCTGCCCTGGAAAAACAAGTGATCACTGATTCCAACTTAGTCACTGGATATGAAATTATTATTGTTGATGACGGGTCAACAGATGATACAATTCCTTGGTTAAAAGTATCCTCCTTTCCTCATGTCCGTTGGCTTGAACAAGCCCACCAAGGTCCCGCGATCGCGCGGAATTTAGGTATAAAAAAAGCCAAAGGTGACTTCATTATTTTTATCGATAGTGATTTAGTCGTCACAGAAAACTTTATTCAAGCCCATGCCAATTGCTTAAACCAAAGTGACGAATCTAGTTTTACTTATGGACGAGTGATTAACACTGCAAACTTTGATCATCCCACGGCTGAACCCTATAAAATAACTGACTTTTCTGCTGCTTATTTTGCTACGGGAAATGTTGCCATTCATCGTCAATGGTTGGAACAAGCCGGTTTATTTGATCCCCAATTTCAACTCTATGGTTGGGAAGATTTAGAACTGGGAGTGCGGCTGAAAAAACTCGGTTTAAAACTGGTCAAATGTCCTGAGGCTGTTGGATATCATTGGCATCCACCCTTCAATTTAGACCAAATCCCTCAGTTGATTGATCAAGAAATTCAACGGGGAAAAATGGGTGTTTTATTCTACCAAAAACATCCTACTTGGGAAGTCAAAATGATGATCCAAATGACCTTATTTCATCGTTTGCTATGGGGTATTCTCTCGTTAGGCGGAAATTTAAATGAAAAAACGATGCGCCCCCTCTTACAATGGTTAATTGATCATGGCAGATCACAACTGGCTTTGGAAATTGCACGCATTTTCCTGAATTGGTACAATGTGCAAGCAGTATATCAACAGAAGCAAGTGATAGATAGTCATTAA
- the ggpS gene encoding glucosylglycerol-phosphate synthase, which translates to MKSSLVILYHRQPYDEVMDEDGVIHYKAKKSPNGIVPTLKGFFSNVNQGTWVAWKEVKSKDNAEFKARIPVDEIEDGGNYNVRRIALTPDQVRDFYHITSKEAFWPILHSFPYHFTYETSDWENFHEVNRLFAEAACEEAADDALIWVHDYNLWLVPHYIRQIKPNAKIAFFHHTPFPSVDIFNILPWREEIIDSLLCCNIVGFHIPRYSENFVNVARSLRSVEVVHKGPVPQHITPVGTALAEPEMTTQLRWRDRLVNIDAFPVGTNPQQISNNLDKPETQQRYQEILERLQGRKLIMSAGRVDYVKGVREMLEAYGRLLERRPELQGKVNMMVTCVAPASGMRVYEEAQNLIEQLVGEINGRFATFEWIPIMLFTQPIPFDDLMCYYRAADVCWTTPLRDGLNLVAKEYVIAREGKGGTLILSEFVGAAVELPEAILTNPYSMDRMDDAIDKALDMPQAEQEQRMEKMYKTVSQYDVAYWGDHLFQKFKEMEKNIAQQPSTV; encoded by the coding sequence ATGAAATCTTCTTTGGTAATTCTCTATCATCGTCAACCTTATGATGAAGTGATGGATGAAGATGGGGTCATTCATTACAAAGCAAAAAAGAGTCCAAACGGTATTGTTCCGACGTTAAAGGGATTTTTTTCTAATGTCAATCAAGGGACTTGGGTCGCTTGGAAAGAAGTAAAATCAAAAGATAATGCTGAGTTTAAAGCACGGATTCCAGTCGATGAAATTGAAGATGGGGGCAACTATAATGTGCGGCGCATTGCTTTAACCCCGGATCAAGTTAGAGACTTCTATCACATTACTTCTAAAGAAGCATTTTGGCCGATTTTACACTCTTTTCCCTACCATTTTACCTATGAAACTTCCGATTGGGAAAATTTTCATGAAGTGAATCGTTTATTTGCTGAAGCGGCTTGTGAAGAGGCAGCAGATGATGCGTTAATTTGGGTGCATGATTATAATCTCTGGCTTGTCCCTCATTACATCCGCCAGATTAAACCCAACGCGAAAATTGCCTTTTTCCATCACACTCCCTTCCCCTCAGTAGATATATTTAATATTCTGCCCTGGCGGGAAGAAATTATTGATAGCCTGCTGTGCTGTAATATTGTGGGTTTCCACATCCCTCGCTATTCGGAAAACTTTGTAAATGTGGCGCGGAGTTTACGCTCAGTGGAAGTCGTTCATAAAGGTCCGGTTCCACAACATATTACACCAGTAGGAACAGCGTTAGCCGAACCAGAGATGACAACTCAATTGCGGTGGCGCGATCGGCTGGTCAACATCGATGCGTTTCCTGTGGGAACCAACCCACAACAGATCTCAAACAACTTAGATAAGCCAGAAACGCAACAACGGTATCAAGAAATTTTAGAACGCCTGCAGGGACGCAAGTTAATTATGTCGGCAGGAAGAGTCGATTATGTCAAAGGTGTACGAGAAATGCTGGAAGCTTACGGTCGCCTATTAGAACGCCGTCCTGAATTACAGGGTAAAGTAAATATGATGGTCACTTGCGTGGCACCAGCAAGTGGGATGCGAGTGTATGAAGAAGCGCAAAACTTGATTGAGCAGTTGGTGGGTGAAATTAATGGACGCTTTGCCACCTTTGAGTGGATTCCCATTATGCTCTTTACCCAGCCCATTCCATTTGATGATTTAATGTGCTATTATCGCGCGGCAGATGTCTGTTGGACAACCCCCTTGCGGGATGGCCTCAACCTGGTTGCCAAAGAATATGTTATTGCGCGGGAAGGAAAAGGGGGAACCTTGATTCTGTCTGAGTTTGTCGGGGCGGCAGTGGAATTACCAGAAGCGATTTTAACCAATCCCTATTCTATGGATCGCATGGATGATGCCATTGATAAGGCATTGGATATGCCGCAAGCTGAACAAGAGCAACGGATGGAGAAAATGTATAAAACGGTTAGTCAATATGATGTCGCCTATTGGGGCGATCATCTCTTCCAAAAGTTCAAAGAAATGGAAAAGAATATTGCTCAACAACCGAGTACTGTCTAA
- a CDS encoding RMD1 family protein yields MQTLAFPTAKTDTIQTQALFIGEAIDCRSLEKDYECIATLPFVVKVGATGVAVLFPYGVVVLFGLSQEEETQFLKNLAGYVSEPFPDPEMESVEIKLNPEKSERVKNGILYLNKYSIEHLQIVADILGKTVVLAHYETKLASVFDQVEPFTASLQKNYQLTRPGKELLHELGSTFLFQYKMVARVEIIDKPELLWEVPELENLYLRLEDEYEIKERHHALERKLDLIYRTSQTVLELMEHKTSLRVEWYIVILIVVEIVLSVYELFIRDLLLN; encoded by the coding sequence ATGCAAACCCTAGCATTTCCAACAGCAAAAACCGATACGATTCAAACACAAGCCCTATTTATTGGTGAAGCAATCGATTGTCGTTCTCTAGAAAAAGATTATGAATGCATTGCCACTTTGCCTTTTGTCGTCAAAGTTGGCGCAACAGGAGTTGCCGTTCTTTTTCCTTATGGTGTGGTTGTTTTATTTGGGCTCAGTCAAGAAGAAGAAACTCAATTTCTCAAAAACTTAGCAGGATATGTCAGTGAACCATTTCCTGATCCAGAGATGGAAAGCGTTGAAATCAAACTCAACCCGGAAAAAAGTGAGCGAGTTAAAAATGGCATTCTTTACTTAAATAAATACAGCATTGAACATTTACAAATTGTTGCTGATATTTTAGGGAAAACCGTTGTTTTAGCCCATTATGAAACTAAGCTTGCTTCAGTTTTTGACCAAGTCGAACCCTTTACGGCAAGTTTACAAAAAAATTACCAACTGACCCGTCCAGGAAAAGAATTACTCCATGAACTAGGCAGTACCTTTCTCTTTCAATACAAAATGGTAGCACGAGTGGAAATTATTGATAAGCCGGAACTTTTATGGGAAGTACCAGAACTAGAAAATCTTTATTTACGTCTTGAAGATGAATATGAAATCAAAGAACGTCATCATGCCTTAGAACGAAAATTAGATTTAATTTATCGTACATCCCAAACTGTTCTGGAACTGATGGAACATAAGACGAGTTTAAGAGTGGAATGGTATATTGTCATTCTCATTGTGGTGGAAATTGTGTTGTCAGTTTATGAACTCTTTATTCGCGATTTATTGTTGAATTAG
- a CDS encoding aminoacetone oxidase family FAD-binding enzyme, with protein sequence MRVVVIGGGAAGFFAAITCASVTPETEVILLEAGKQPLGKVRISGGGRCNVTHHCFDPRLLVQAYPRGGKALRGAFTRFQPQDTVSWFESRGVPLKTEADGRMFPVSDNSETIINCLVKEAKVQGVKVKTGVKVQWVSYEKGRFMIELKNGDYLSSDRALLATGSQRLAYQWLTQLGHKIIPPIPSLFTFNIQDERFADLAGISVANVAVQLAVKGKESYRQTGQLLITHWGLSGPAVLKLSAYGARVLHDHRYQMGLFINWLPKENLETIREKLLAQKEATPRRQVTNFSPVMIPRRLWEKLAIASGISNTQRWAEVSKKQMTAFAKELTQGHFHIQGKGVFKEEFVTCGGVDLKEVNFKTMESKLVPGLYFAGEILDIDGITGGFNFQNAWTTGWLAGQAMGERGDEVQ encoded by the coding sequence ATGCGTGTAGTCGTCATTGGTGGTGGTGCGGCCGGTTTTTTTGCTGCGATTACTTGTGCCAGCGTCACCCCAGAAACGGAAGTCATTTTGCTCGAAGCCGGGAAACAGCCCTTAGGGAAAGTACGGATTTCTGGCGGCGGGAGATGCAATGTCACCCATCATTGTTTTGATCCCAGATTGCTGGTTCAAGCTTATCCTCGTGGGGGAAAAGCCTTGCGGGGGGCGTTTACGCGCTTTCAACCTCAAGATACGGTCAGTTGGTTTGAAAGCCGAGGGGTTCCTTTAAAAACAGAAGCCGATGGACGGATGTTTCCTGTTAGCGATAACTCTGAAACGATTATTAATTGTTTAGTGAAAGAGGCAAAAGTCCAAGGTGTGAAAGTAAAAACTGGGGTGAAAGTGCAGTGGGTCAGTTATGAAAAAGGACGATTTATGATTGAGTTAAAAAATGGCGATTATTTGAGCAGCGATCGCGCTCTTTTAGCAACAGGAAGTCAACGTCTTGCTTATCAATGGCTGACCCAATTGGGTCACAAAATAATCCCGCCCATCCCTTCTCTGTTTACCTTTAATATTCAAGACGAACGATTCGCTGATTTAGCCGGGATTAGTGTGGCAAATGTCGCGGTACAATTAGCAGTTAAAGGAAAAGAAAGCTATCGACAAACCGGACAACTTTTAATCACCCATTGGGGATTAAGCGGACCAGCTGTTTTGAAGTTATCCGCTTATGGGGCAAGAGTTTTACATGACCATCGTTACCAAATGGGCTTATTCATCAACTGGTTGCCCAAGGAAAATTTAGAAACCATTAGAGAAAAATTATTGGCGCAAAAAGAAGCAACCCCTCGCCGCCAAGTCACCAACTTTTCTCCGGTTATGATTCCCCGTCGTCTCTGGGAAAAACTCGCGATCGCGTCAGGAATTTCTAACACTCAACGCTGGGCAGAAGTATCGAAAAAACAAATGACTGCTTTTGCTAAAGAATTAACCCAAGGTCACTTTCACATTCAGGGCAAAGGGGTTTTCAAAGAAGAATTTGTCACCTGTGGCGGGGTTGATTTAAAGGAAGTGAATTTTAAGACCATGGAAAGTAAGTTAGTGCCTGGACTTTACTTTGCCGGCGAAATCTTAGATATTGATGGCATAACCGGTGGTTTTAATTTCCAAAATGCTTGGACAACAGGCTGGTTAGCAGGACAAGCCATGGGAGAACGAGGTGATGAAGTTCAGTGA
- the lpxD gene encoding UDP-3-O-(3-hydroxymyristoyl)glucosamine N-acyltransferase, translating to MKFSEIVKKLEKITTITVNVNSDPEIKGLSAIDQARGNTLSYIEGSRFADYINQTSASALILPEDETLQAQANANGIPWIASPSPRLLFARVIDLFYQPFQPTPDIHPSAVIDPSAVIQENVYIGPNVVIYPHVTIGSGVCIYGNVVIYPDVVIRDRAVLHANCTIHERTQIGKDCMIHSGAVIGGEGFGFVPTAQGWYKMQQSGCVVLEEGVEVGSNSTIDRPAVGETRVGRNTKLDDGVHIGHGCQIGENCAFAGQVALAGGVKVGNSVLLGGQTGIVNQVVIGDGARVTAQSGVTRDVKPGEVVSGSPAVANAIYLKSSAIYKRLPEMYRTFKRLVRP from the coding sequence ATGAAGTTCAGTGAAATTGTTAAAAAGCTAGAAAAAATAACAACCATAACCGTTAACGTCAACAGTGATCCGGAGATTAAAGGACTCAGCGCCATTGATCAGGCCAGGGGGAATACGCTTTCTTACATTGAGGGCAGTCGCTTTGCCGACTACATTAACCAAACCTCAGCCAGTGCCTTAATTTTACCTGAGGATGAAACCCTACAAGCGCAGGCGAACGCCAACGGAATCCCTTGGATCGCGAGTCCTTCCCCTCGTTTACTCTTTGCTCGTGTCATTGATCTGTTTTATCAACCCTTTCAGCCTACCCCAGATATTCATCCCAGTGCAGTGATTGATCCCTCAGCGGTCATTCAAGAAAATGTTTATATTGGTCCGAATGTGGTCATTTATCCCCATGTCACCATTGGCAGTGGCGTTTGCATTTATGGCAATGTGGTGATTTATCCGGATGTGGTAATTCGCGATCGCGCAGTCTTACACGCCAACTGTACCATTCATGAGCGCACTCAGATTGGCAAAGATTGCATGATCCATAGTGGTGCCGTAATCGGTGGTGAAGGATTTGGCTTTGTTCCCACCGCACAAGGTTGGTACAAGATGCAGCAATCGGGTTGCGTGGTGCTAGAAGAAGGCGTTGAAGTCGGTTCTAATAGTACGATTGATCGCCCGGCAGTGGGAGAAACCCGGGTTGGACGCAATACTAAGTTAGATGATGGGGTGCATATTGGACACGGTTGCCAAATTGGGGAAAATTGTGCTTTTGCCGGACAAGTTGCTCTAGCCGGCGGTGTAAAAGTGGGTAATTCTGTTTTATTAGGCGGACAAACCGGAATTGTCAATCAAGTCGTGATCGGCGATGGGGCGCGGGTAACGGCTCAATCCGGTGTGACTCGCGATGTGAAGCCGGGAGAAGTGGTGTCGGGTTCACCAGCAGTGGCTAATGCGATTTATCTCAAGTCCAGCGCCATTTATAAACGACTACCGGAGATGTATCGCACCTTTAAACGTCTGGTCAGACCATAA
- the proX gene encoding glycine betaine/L-proline ABC transporter substrate-binding protein ProX, translating into MLRKITFFLFLTLSTVFTGVALNSCQNSSVQEQKRPNLPGTGVKVTPTYVSLEERFQTEIVNIGLEQLGYEIGRMRELEPALMHTDLAAGGLDYTAAHWQQLGRKFYENSGGDEKLAKVGVIVDNAVQGYLIDRATAQKHNITNLEQLQDPEIAKIFDTDDDGKANLVGCNAGWGCETIINHHLAAYNLTSTVEHESGKYFALMADVIARYQQEKPILYYTWTPLWTSSRLVPGEDVAWLEVPYTTLPEKSTSSPNPDTTYQGKNLGFVTDEIMILANQEFAQSHPAAIAFMEQVQIPIADVSAQNQLLRDGEDSASDIRRHAENWVAEHEQQFQQWLDVAQ; encoded by the coding sequence ATGCTGCGAAAAATCACTTTTTTCCTTTTTTTGACACTTAGTACCGTATTCACTGGCGTAGCACTCAATAGTTGCCAAAATTCTTCTGTTCAGGAGCAAAAACGTCCTAATCTTCCGGGTACAGGCGTTAAAGTGACCCCCACTTATGTTTCTCTAGAAGAGCGCTTTCAAACTGAAATTGTCAATATTGGCTTAGAACAATTAGGTTATGAAATCGGGCGGATGCGAGAGTTAGAACCCGCCTTAATGCACACGGATCTTGCAGCAGGAGGACTCGATTACACTGCAGCCCACTGGCAACAATTAGGACGCAAATTCTATGAAAATAGTGGGGGTGACGAAAAATTGGCAAAAGTGGGTGTCATTGTTGATAATGCGGTGCAGGGCTATCTCATTGATCGCGCCACAGCACAAAAGCATAATATTACGAATTTAGAGCAACTCCAAGACCCGGAAATTGCTAAAATTTTCGATACCGATGACGATGGGAAAGCCAATCTCGTAGGCTGTAATGCCGGTTGGGGCTGTGAAACGATTATTAACCACCACCTCGCTGCCTACAATTTAACCTCCACCGTAGAACACGAAAGCGGTAAATATTTTGCTCTGATGGCAGATGTGATTGCTCGCTATCAACAAGAGAAGCCGATTTTATACTACACTTGGACCCCTCTCTGGACCAGCAGTAGACTTGTCCCCGGTGAAGATGTGGCATGGCTAGAAGTCCCTTATACGACCCTACCGGAAAAAAGCACCAGCAGCCCAAATCCGGATACGACTTACCAAGGAAAAAATTTAGGCTTTGTCACTGATGAAATTATGATTCTTGCTAATCAAGAGTTTGCCCAATCTCATCCGGCTGCGATCGCGTTTATGGAACAGGTGCAAATTCCCATTGCTGATGTTAGCGCCCAAAATCAATTGCTACGTGACGGAGAAGACAGCGCCAGTGACATTCGTCGTCATGCGGAAAATTGGGTGGCTGAACACGAACAGCAGTTTCAGCAATGGCTCGATGTAGCACAATAA